From Gottschalkia purinilytica, one genomic window encodes:
- a CDS encoding ABC transporter permease, whose amino-acid sequence MRTYVKLALAYLKKQKGRTFAMVLGVSLAVMLVFGFDVTNESQSKKQLKMIYHMYGGYDGTYSNLSKDKLEKIKNDKDVKESSGVASLGSIVSENGTFIKLDSSDKKYIEMTGYSIKKGRLPSKNDEIVLESQAMKYMKLEEKLNQNIEFKVKKEYKDENGINQIFMETKSFKLVGIISKPDYYYKNWYQFRGFTYFKEGETSILPQELISYESIVKLKSKTNARKILHKILGEYKINPKDLTENEILVMALSEYSLSGENDVSKNIKRIIVVTSIILIYNMFNISLMDMIKQIGLFRVVGISKRKIRLIIGIQSVVIFIIGTLLGLIFGLAFSYFGIKMFNSNFIDIHISRSDMYVSMKHIVKAIKISAITVLLSSIVPIWISGRISPLEALRKTDKLPRYRKKRFYHRAIRKLFGTTGEMAYRNIGRNKFRALVSIIAISMGGILFINNMAVLSNDSYMYTRSKDLRMQHYSLTLYSDMNSDDNFTGYTKKDVEKMAKMDGVKDIKTKINLRGFLKLEVKNLEENYVEYRLDPKNANNNVEIGMLMSGYDNKSWNKLKKYTENGKVPEYREEEYPNAVVCNYYYNGKTSKPDKTKKNLKIGDILTIKVPVIEEEKVSYKEQKVRVGAFLKDNWVYEGDSSFGSYFEIIVPDKYVSDISNKNTYNEIFLETEKEKENDIYNELKDKFKGEPLAKIESKTEEQKIDQQGPDERKREYQVIVALILFIAGINIFGTIKTSLLIRTNEFALLRAIGMTNRRIRNMIIKETLIYGILSSIVAAIVGSYKYYEVISFYNNQIKEAFNIENISQFNIPIVEILQFTTITIIICIIVAYISKRKIEKMNIVEGLKVTE is encoded by the coding sequence ATGAGGACATATGTAAAATTAGCTTTAGCATATTTAAAGAAACAGAAGGGAAGAACATTTGCTATGGTTCTTGGAGTTTCTTTGGCAGTTATGTTAGTATTTGGATTTGACGTAACAAATGAAAGTCAAAGTAAGAAACAATTAAAAATGATATATCATATGTATGGAGGATATGATGGTACTTATAGCAATTTAAGTAAAGATAAATTAGAGAAAATAAAGAATGACAAAGATGTAAAGGAATCATCGGGAGTTGCTAGTCTTGGAAGTATTGTATCAGAAAACGGAACATTTATAAAATTAGACTCATCTGATAAAAAATATATAGAAATGACAGGATATAGTATTAAAAAAGGGCGACTGCCTAGTAAAAATGATGAAATTGTACTAGAATCTCAAGCTATGAAGTATATGAAGTTAGAAGAAAAGTTAAATCAGAACATTGAATTTAAAGTAAAAAAAGAATATAAAGATGAAAATGGCATTAATCAAATATTTATGGAAACAAAGTCATTTAAGTTAGTTGGGATAATAAGTAAACCAGATTACTATTATAAAAACTGGTATCAATTTAGAGGTTTTACATACTTTAAGGAAGGTGAAACATCAATATTACCTCAAGAGCTTATAAGTTATGAGAGTATAGTTAAATTAAAGTCTAAAACAAATGCGAGAAAAATATTACATAAAATATTAGGAGAGTATAAGATTAACCCAAAAGATTTAACTGAAAATGAGATACTTGTTATGGCCTTATCAGAATACAGCTTATCTGGAGAAAATGACGTTAGCAAAAACATAAAAAGAATAATTGTAGTTACATCTATTATATTGATATACAACATGTTTAATATATCTCTAATGGATATGATAAAGCAGATAGGGTTATTTAGAGTAGTTGGAATATCTAAGAGGAAGATAAGGCTTATAATTGGAATTCAAAGTGTAGTTATATTTATTATAGGAACCTTACTTGGATTAATATTTGGACTAGCATTTTCATATTTCGGAATAAAAATGTTCAATAGCAATTTTATAGATATACATATATCAAGATCAGATATGTATGTGAGTATGAAGCATATAGTTAAAGCAATAAAAATTAGTGCAATAACAGTATTATTATCAAGTATAGTTCCAATTTGGATATCAGGAAGAATATCTCCACTAGAGGCACTTAGAAAAACGGATAAATTACCTAGGTATAGGAAGAAAAGATTCTACCATAGAGCAATTAGAAAATTATTTGGAACTACAGGAGAAATGGCATATAGAAATATTGGTAGAAATAAATTTAGGGCTCTAGTATCTATTATAGCTATAAGTATGGGAGGAATCTTATTCATAAATAATATGGCGGTTCTTAGTAATGATTCATATATGTATACAAGATCGAAAGATTTAAGAATGCAACATTATTCACTAACGTTATATAGTGATATGAATTCAGATGATAACTTTACAGGATATACAAAGAAAGATGTAGAGAAAATGGCTAAAATGGATGGAGTAAAGGATATAAAAACAAAAATTAACTTACGCGGATTTTTAAAGTTAGAAGTTAAGAATTTAGAAGAAAACTATGTCGAATATCGCCTTGATCCTAAAAATGCTAACAATAACGTAGAAATAGGTATGTTGATGAGTGGATACGATAATAAATCATGGAATAAGTTGAAAAAATATACTGAAAACGGTAAAGTTCCAGAATATAGAGAGGAAGAATATCCTAATGCTGTAGTATGTAATTACTATTACAATGGAAAAACAAGTAAACCTGACAAAACCAAAAAGAATCTAAAAATAGGAGACATATTGACTATAAAAGTTCCAGTCATTGAAGAAGAAAAAGTTTCATATAAAGAACAGAAGGTTAGAGTAGGAGCTTTTCTAAAAGATAACTGGGTTTATGAAGGAGATAGTTCTTTTGGAAGTTATTTTGAAATTATAGTTCCAGATAAATATGTATCAGATATATCAAATAAGAACACATACAATGAAATTTTCTTAGAAACTGAAAAGGAAAAAGAAAATGATATTTACAATGAGTTAAAAGATAAATTCAAAGGCGAGCCACTTGCAAAAATAGAAAGTAAGACAGAAGAACAAAAGATTGATCAGCAAGGGCCAGATGAAAGAAAACGAGAATATCAAGTTATAGTTGCATTAATTCTTTTTATAGCAGGAATAAATATATTTGGAACAATAAAAACAAGTTTACTAATACGTACGAATGAGTTTGCACTATTAAGAGCTATTGGTATGACAAATAGACGTATTAGAAATATGATAATAAAAGAAACATTAATATACGGGATATTAAGTAGTATAGTAGCTGCTATAGTAGGATCATATAAGTATTATGAAGTTATATCATTTTATAATAATCAAATTAAAGAAGCATTTAATATAGAAAATATATCACAATTCAATATACCTATAGTGGAAATATTACAATTTACTACGATTACAATAATAATTTGCATAATAGTAGCTTATATATCTAAAAGAAAGATAGAAAAAATGAATATAGTAGAAGGGTTAAAAGTGACAGAATAA
- a CDS encoding ABC transporter permease, translating to MLKYIKLSLKYILKYPKRSISMILSIVLSSVLVIFTGSVWESSRVVQVNEAKKFSGVYHTIYDEINLNQIEKIKENKNIRTLASSFYYDTWNTENKLTVKMLGADEKILYMESTELESGRFPKEPNEIAIEKWVLDRLNIKHELGQTLNMNLEENGQRKFKIVGIVKNRLCKQKEGQLEAFVGFNKENLINRENHINSYVEFKDKTEYRNEANRIGKEIGIKRRNQIILNKDLLGAMGQLNAIDWELVKRSVTLMIIGGMVIYSIYGVSVLKRIQEFGIMRSIGTTNKQVVYIIFSEIGIIYIIGMILGIILGSTVLYFFKGSFTSRFVEGIYKLDIKVISSFSIILSMITNFVAIGIAAIRGVLIVNKMSPLEAINKATQDKHIKINKKESFIEKHLMISKKVAYKNLKRNKKAVIFTIISMAIGCNMFMAERFRSELFDREHSYQIDTGRLEVTDFRLDLNDKTPMKEGYTKEQIEDIKKLPQVKSVSFKQILYSKIKLNKKYMNGINGENYIKYMDNGGHPQDMGRFAFNGDDEEEILVRNIVLGLSDNDLRSLEQVLEKGSIDLKKMKNEPSAIIYIPKSNKNGRLYREPGDNKLKPVFNFDIGDKLKLTIPKKGYDKSLDNLILLNEHEKYRSQYIEKEFNIVGIIEYFPDEDISWLHSTRSPYVIISENMFKEFSGIDKYRTIRLYAKNRTSKYEYEKLRKEVQKISELIPGTELDDRYGFNVSTEKSVNTYNLIQNSTTIVLIIISGLSIFNNINYNLMSRVREHGIMKAVGLTTKQFKEMIVFEGIFYGLISSIFTVIVIFIIQLSIFIYWAYIYENPLSFKKFFINPWDYLVVIFINLFIGYIATIGPKRKVNKMEVTEAIRHVE from the coding sequence TTGCTAAAATACATTAAGTTATCATTAAAATACATATTAAAATATCCTAAAAGATCAATTTCTATGATTTTAAGTATAGTTTTAAGTTCAGTTTTAGTAATATTTACAGGATCTGTATGGGAAAGCTCAAGAGTAGTACAAGTAAATGAAGCTAAAAAGTTTAGTGGAGTTTATCATACTATATATGATGAAATTAATTTAAATCAAATAGAAAAAATCAAAGAAAATAAAAATATAAGGACATTAGCATCATCATTTTACTATGATACATGGAATACTGAAAATAAACTAACAGTTAAAATGTTAGGAGCTGACGAAAAGATTTTGTATATGGAAAGTACAGAATTAGAATCAGGTAGATTTCCAAAAGAACCTAATGAAATTGCCATAGAAAAATGGGTTTTAGATAGGTTAAATATTAAACATGAACTGGGTCAAACTTTAAATATGAATTTAGAAGAAAATGGACAGAGAAAGTTTAAAATAGTCGGAATAGTAAAAAATAGATTATGTAAACAAAAAGAAGGACAACTTGAAGCTTTTGTAGGATTTAATAAAGAAAATCTAATAAATAGAGAAAATCATATAAATTCTTATGTAGAATTTAAAGATAAAACAGAATATAGAAATGAAGCAAATAGAATAGGAAAAGAAATAGGTATCAAAAGAAGAAATCAAATAATATTAAATAAAGATTTACTTGGAGCCATGGGACAATTAAATGCTATAGATTGGGAATTAGTTAAAAGATCAGTTACATTAATGATCATTGGAGGAATGGTGATATATAGCATATATGGTGTATCAGTGCTTAAAAGGATTCAAGAATTCGGAATAATGAGATCAATAGGTACTACAAATAAACAAGTAGTATATATTATATTTTCAGAGATAGGAATTATATATATTATAGGAATGATTTTAGGAATAATATTAGGATCAACTGTTCTTTACTTTTTTAAAGGTAGTTTTACAAGTAGATTTGTAGAAGGAATTTATAAGCTAGATATAAAAGTAATATCATCTTTTTCAATTATATTATCTATGATAACGAACTTTGTAGCTATAGGAATTGCAGCTATTAGAGGGGTATTGATTGTTAATAAGATGTCTCCTTTAGAAGCTATAAATAAAGCAACTCAAGATAAACATATAAAAATTAATAAAAAAGAAAGTTTTATAGAAAAACATTTAATGATATCGAAAAAAGTTGCATACAAGAACTTAAAGAGAAATAAAAAAGCTGTTATCTTTACTATAATTTCAATGGCTATAGGTTGTAACATGTTTATGGCAGAAAGATTTAGAAGTGAGCTTTTTGATAGAGAGCATAGTTATCAAATAGATACAGGTAGACTTGAAGTAACTGATTTTAGATTAGACTTGAATGACAAAACTCCTATGAAAGAAGGCTATACTAAAGAACAAATAGAGGATATAAAAAAGTTACCACAAGTTAAATCTGTTTCTTTCAAACAAATACTTTACTCTAAAATAAAGCTAAATAAGAAATATATGAATGGTATAAATGGAGAAAACTATATAAAATATATGGACAATGGGGGGCATCCTCAAGATATGGGGAGATTTGCTTTTAATGGAGATGATGAAGAGGAAATATTAGTTAGGAATATAGTTTTGGGACTATCTGATAATGACTTAAGATCATTAGAGCAAGTACTTGAAAAAGGAAGTATAGATTTAAAAAAGATGAAAAACGAGCCTTCAGCTATAATATATATTCCAAAGTCAAATAAGAATGGTAGGCTATATAGGGAACCGGGAGATAATAAATTAAAACCTGTATTTAACTTTGACATAGGAGATAAATTGAAATTAACTATACCTAAGAAAGGATACGATAAATCATTAGATAATCTCATACTCTTAAATGAACACGAAAAATATAGGTCACAATATATAGAGAAAGAATTTAATATAGTTGGTATAATAGAGTATTTCCCAGATGAAGATATTTCCTGGTTGCATAGTACTAGATCACCATATGTCATAATATCAGAAAATATGTTTAAAGAGTTTTCAGGTATAGATAAGTATAGAACTATTAGACTATATGCCAAAAATAGGACTAGTAAATATGAATATGAAAAATTGAGAAAAGAAGTTCAAAAAATATCAGAGCTTATACCAGGAACAGAGCTAGATGATAGATATGGTTTTAACGTATCCACTGAAAAGTCTGTAAATACATATAATTTAATACAGAACTCAACTACTATAGTTCTAATAATAATAAGTGGACTAAGTATATTTAATAATATAAACTACAATTTAATGTCTAGGGTAAGAGAGCATGGAATTATGAAGGCAGTAGGTCTTACGACAAAACAATTTAAGGAAATGATAGTATTTGAAGGTATATTCTATGGACTTATTTCTTCTATATTTACAGTTATAGTAATATTTATAATACAATTATCAATTTTTATATATTGGGCATATATTTACGAAAATCCACTTTCTTTTAAGAAATTCTTTATAAATCCATGGGATTACCTAGTGGTTATATTTATAAATCTTTTTATAGGGTATATTGCTACAATAGGACCAAAAAGAAAAGTTAATAAGATGGAAGTAACAGAAGCTATAAGACATGTTGAATAA
- a CDS encoding rhodanese-like domain-containing protein: MFNLFKKDNKKEININNIDSLIGKINLIDIREPSEYSKGSIESAKNISMNNLLANPEKYLNKEEKYYIMCRSGGRSTKTCSKLKDMGFDVINVSGGIRSYVGNMKK, from the coding sequence ATGTTTAATTTATTTAAAAAAGACAATAAAAAAGAAATCAATATTAATAATATAGATTCATTAATAGGAAAAATAAATCTAATTGATATTAGAGAACCATCTGAATATAGTAAAGGAAGTATAGAAAGTGCAAAAAATATTTCAATGAATAACTTATTAGCCAATCCTGAAAAATACTTGAACAAGGAAGAAAAATACTATATTATGTGTAGATCAGGAGGAAGAAGTACAAAAACTTGCAGTAAATTAAAAGATATGGGATTTGATGTGATTAATGTTTCTGGTGGAATACGGTCTTATGTAGGAAATATGAAAAAGTAA